From the genome of Gracilibacillus salitolerans, one region includes:
- a CDS encoding glycoside hydrolase family 65, with translation MDRKKIVSKHSPVVTGVEPRAPLSIGNGEFGMSVDFTGLQTFPNRYVTPLSTQSNWGWHATGGSDRFRLDDVKMQYYDGAPYPLFPEDREEAYHWLRQNPHRLQLGQIGFLFYDEDGELLSLEEVVPVKQQLDLWSGVMESEFLANGEKITVKTACAPSDDLIGVSVTSSLLETGRIAVQLAFPSPNMTDQKWENTLALNWEETGHQTEVVEQSDQFVKLKRVMDDTTYTVGWSWNTGEVKQINDHQLVLTPDEGTLAFTLSFSEDKLVEKSVNEVFDESSEHWESFWTNGGFLTFEGSKDPRADELERRMILSQYLLAVHSGGSVPPQETGYMYNSWFGEFHLEMHWWHAAHFPLWGRSSILEKSMGWYLDILPKAYQLAESQGYQGARWPKMVGVEGEQTPSPIAPGLIWQQPHPIFLAELCYQAEKDETILQNLSDVVFASADFMASFASYDEEHGVYQLGPGLIPAQENHQMEDSVNPPYELEYWYFGLGIALEWCERLGKDVPEKWVDVRENIARPRVKDGVYLAHRDCENTFTEKNHDHPSMVAAYGVLSGELIDRDVMLETLHKVKEEWQWETAWGWDFPMCAMTATRLGELELAVDFLLMDQVKNTYLVNGHNYQHDALTVYLPGNGALLIAVAMLATKTGFPEGWTIQQEGLKDIYR, from the coding sequence ATGGATAGGAAAAAGATTGTCAGTAAACATTCACCTGTCGTCACAGGGGTAGAACCGAGGGCGCCGTTATCGATTGGGAATGGTGAATTTGGCATGTCAGTTGATTTTACCGGGTTACAAACATTTCCTAACCGTTATGTTACTCCATTAAGTACACAATCAAATTGGGGCTGGCATGCTACTGGCGGTAGCGATAGGTTCAGATTAGATGATGTGAAGATGCAATATTACGATGGGGCACCATATCCCCTTTTTCCAGAGGATAGAGAGGAAGCGTATCACTGGCTGAGACAAAATCCACATCGGTTACAACTCGGGCAGATCGGTTTTCTTTTTTATGATGAGGATGGGGAGTTACTTTCACTGGAGGAGGTCGTTCCTGTTAAGCAACAACTTGATTTATGGTCAGGTGTGATGGAGAGTGAATTTCTTGCGAATGGTGAGAAAATAACGGTCAAGACCGCTTGTGCTCCTAGTGATGATCTGATCGGCGTATCTGTTACGTCTTCGTTATTGGAAACAGGACGTATCGCGGTGCAATTAGCTTTCCCAAGTCCCAATATGACGGACCAAAAATGGGAAAACACATTAGCGTTGAATTGGGAAGAAACGGGTCATCAAACAGAAGTTGTTGAACAATCTGATCAATTCGTCAAACTGAAACGTGTAATGGATGATACGACTTATACGGTTGGCTGGAGTTGGAATACTGGAGAGGTTAAACAGATTAATGATCATCAACTGGTGTTAACACCTGATGAGGGAACATTGGCATTTACGTTGTCCTTTTCTGAAGATAAGCTCGTGGAGAAGTCGGTAAATGAAGTTTTTGACGAATCAAGTGAGCATTGGGAGTCATTCTGGACTAATGGGGGTTTCTTGACTTTTGAAGGAAGTAAGGATCCTCGAGCAGATGAATTGGAACGCCGGATGATCTTATCACAATATCTCTTAGCTGTTCATAGTGGGGGTTCGGTACCACCACAAGAAACAGGCTACATGTATAACAGCTGGTTCGGGGAGTTTCATTTAGAAATGCACTGGTGGCATGCAGCTCATTTCCCGTTATGGGGAAGAAGCTCGATCTTGGAAAAAAGCATGGGCTGGTATCTTGATATTTTACCAAAAGCTTATCAGTTGGCAGAATCCCAAGGTTATCAAGGTGCTCGCTGGCCAAAAATGGTTGGTGTAGAAGGAGAGCAGACCCCGTCACCGATTGCCCCAGGCTTAATTTGGCAGCAACCGCATCCGATTTTCTTAGCTGAATTGTGTTATCAGGCAGAAAAAGATGAGACTATTTTGCAGAATTTAAGTGACGTTGTTTTTGCATCGGCTGATTTCATGGCATCTTTTGCAAGCTATGATGAAGAGCATGGTGTCTATCAGCTCGGTCCTGGCTTGATACCAGCACAGGAGAATCATCAAATGGAAGACAGTGTTAATCCGCCATATGAATTAGAGTATTGGTATTTCGGTTTAGGAATTGCGCTTGAGTGGTGTGAGCGATTAGGTAAAGACGTACCGGAAAAATGGGTCGATGTCAGAGAAAATATTGCAAGACCAAGGGTGAAAGATGGCGTATATTTAGCTCACCGGGATTGCGAGAATACTTTTACCGAAAAAAATCACGATCATCCTTCCATGGTAGCAGCTTATGGTGTATTATCGGGGGAATTAATCGATCGAGATGTGATGCTTGAAACCTTGCATAAAGTCAAAGAAGAATGGCAATGGGAAACGGCTTGGGGATGGGATTTCCCAATGTGTGCCATGACAGCTACAAGACTAGGCGAACTGGAATTAGCGGTCGATTTTTTGTTAATGGACCAGGTAAAGAATACCTACTTGGTCAACGGGCATAATTATCAACATGATGCATTAACTGTCTACCTACCCGGTAATGGAGCACTGCTGATCGCAGTAGCAATGCTCGCAACCAAAACAGGATTCCCTGAAGGATGGACGATCCAGCAAGAAGGATTAAAAGACATATATAGATAA
- a CDS encoding glycoside hydrolase family 43 protein encodes MKINKEVQMRDPFVFVDREQGKYYLFGSTDKNIWGKGTGFDVWIGNDLEHWEGPYPVFRPDIEFFSEENFWAPEVHEYKGSYYMFATFLLKDSGKRGTAVLKSDSLTGPFHPHSDGIITPDDWFSLDGTLHIDEDGKPWMVFCHEWVQVGDGQICAVRLSDDLKEAVEEPVTLFAASEAPWPTSFQHKTRNTRENYVTDGPYIYRAEDGELLMLWASFVDNVYAQGISRSTTGKVTGPWIHDEKPLFASDGGHGMLFHDLEGRLHLTLHSPNKTPDERPIFIEMEENDGVLRRREDG; translated from the coding sequence ATGAAGATTAATAAGGAAGTGCAAATGAGGGATCCGTTTGTTTTTGTGGATCGTGAGCAAGGGAAGTATTATTTATTTGGCAGTACCGATAAAAATATTTGGGGGAAAGGTACTGGCTTTGATGTCTGGATCGGTAATGATTTGGAACATTGGGAAGGGCCATATCCAGTATTTCGCCCAGATATCGAGTTTTTCTCGGAGGAGAATTTCTGGGCACCGGAAGTACATGAATATAAAGGTTCCTATTATATGTTTGCGACCTTTTTGTTAAAGGATAGTGGAAAGCGTGGAACAGCAGTCTTGAAATCTGATTCACTAACAGGTCCGTTTCATCCACATAGTGATGGGATTATCACACCGGATGACTGGTTTTCACTGGATGGTACGTTACACATCGATGAAGACGGCAAGCCATGGATGGTGTTTTGCCATGAGTGGGTACAGGTTGGTGACGGTCAAATCTGTGCGGTTCGCTTAAGTGATGATTTAAAAGAAGCCGTCGAAGAGCCAGTTACCCTTTTTGCGGCATCGGAAGCTCCTTGGCCAACATCGTTTCAACATAAAACACGTAATACTCGTGAAAATTATGTGACAGACGGCCCTTACATATACCGAGCGGAAGACGGTGAATTATTGATGTTATGGGCAAGTTTTGTTGATAATGTCTATGCTCAAGGGATTTCCCGTTCGACAACAGGTAAGGTGACAGGACCATGGATCCATGATGAAAAACCGTTATTTGCGAGTGATGGTGGCCATGGGATGTTATTTCATGATTTAGAGGGACGATTACATCTAACCTTGCATTCACCAAATAAAACCCCGGATGAACGACCGATTTTTATTGAGATGGAAGAGAATGATGGGGTACTTAGGAGGCGTGAAGATGGATAG
- a CDS encoding Na+/H+ antiporter NhaC family protein, with protein MEGTIYSLIPAILMLVLVLVTRRVLLSLGTGIVVGALLIHDFKMEASLQQIWFVFRDIFYTADGWNLGSIYLLVFLLLLGIMTVVMTASGGSKAFGEWAIEKIKTRRGAQLVPSFLGVLIFIDDYFNSLAVGQVSRPLTDRYKISRAKLAYFIDSTSAPITVITPISSWGAYIIGTLGSIFVAAEVTQFQPLEAFVKMIPLNMYAFAAMLLVFLVAVFSIDIGAMRTHEKRALETGHVVDPAKQTMSADMKENAVINENGKIMHLLVPIIVLVVATVAMMLYTGYQETEGNATILTMFENTNVNLSLFVGGVCAVIIGLVMYVFLKGTKLSVVKVIKDGSMSMMPAIYILILAWMIGSVIDIIDTGGYLSELVQQYSFNVNFLALLLFVIAGFMALATGTSWGTFGIMLPIAAQIAIEYDVDLVLPAMAAVLAGSVFGDHCSPISDTSILSSTGAGANHMDHVITQLPYAFISALAAGVGYLIFGLTGQVTLSLGVTLLFVIVIAALFIVGNKKKE; from the coding sequence ATGGAAGGTACTATATATTCGTTAATTCCGGCGATTTTGATGCTGGTTTTAGTTTTGGTGACAAGGAGAGTTTTATTATCTTTAGGAACTGGTATCGTTGTAGGGGCATTGCTTATTCATGATTTTAAGATGGAAGCAAGTCTTCAGCAAATCTGGTTCGTATTTCGAGATATTTTCTATACAGCGGATGGCTGGAATTTGGGAAGTATATATTTACTCGTCTTTTTGTTGTTATTAGGGATAATGACGGTTGTGATGACAGCTTCTGGTGGCAGTAAAGCTTTCGGAGAATGGGCGATCGAAAAAATAAAAACGAGACGTGGTGCTCAGCTTGTACCATCATTTCTAGGTGTTCTCATATTTATTGATGATTATTTTAACAGTTTAGCGGTTGGACAAGTCTCGAGGCCATTGACAGATCGTTATAAAATATCCAGGGCAAAACTAGCCTATTTTATTGATTCTACCTCTGCTCCAATTACGGTAATTACACCGATTTCAAGTTGGGGAGCATATATTATCGGGACGCTCGGCTCGATTTTTGTTGCAGCGGAAGTGACGCAATTCCAGCCTTTAGAAGCATTTGTCAAAATGATTCCATTAAATATGTATGCTTTTGCGGCGATGCTTTTAGTATTTTTGGTGGCTGTGTTCAGCATTGATATTGGTGCGATGCGAACCCATGAGAAAAGAGCACTGGAAACAGGTCATGTAGTCGATCCTGCAAAGCAAACAATGTCAGCGGACATGAAAGAGAACGCAGTCATCAATGAAAACGGAAAGATAATGCATTTATTAGTTCCAATTATTGTATTGGTAGTAGCCACCGTTGCGATGATGCTTTACACGGGGTATCAGGAAACGGAAGGCAATGCAACGATCTTAACAATGTTTGAAAACACGAATGTAAACCTTTCTCTATTCGTTGGTGGGGTATGTGCTGTTATAATCGGCCTAGTTATGTATGTTTTCTTAAAAGGGACTAAATTATCTGTGGTGAAAGTAATAAAAGACGGTTCCATGTCGATGATGCCGGCGATTTATATTTTAATACTTGCCTGGATGATTGGATCTGTTATTGACATCATCGATACGGGTGGTTATCTTTCTGAATTAGTGCAGCAGTATTCGTTTAACGTCAATTTTTTAGCACTGTTATTGTTTGTGATTGCCGGGTTTATGGCATTGGCAACTGGAACATCGTGGGGAACGTTTGGTATCATGCTTCCGATTGCTGCACAAATTGCAATCGAGTATGATGTCGATTTAGTACTTCCTGCAATGGCTGCAGTATTGGCAGGATCTGTTTTTGGGGATCACTGTTCTCCAATTTCTGATACGTCTATCCTATCCTCTACCGGTGCAGGGGCAAATCATATGGATCATGTTATTACCCAATTGCCATATGCGTTTATCAGTGCTTTGGCAGCAGGAGTCGGGTATTTAATATTCGGTTTAACCGGTCAAGTGACGTTATCGTTAGGTGTTACATTACTATTTGTCATCGTGATCGCTGCTTTATTTATTGTTGGAAACAAGAAAAAAGAGTAA